In Helianthus annuus cultivar XRQ/B chromosome 9, HanXRQr2.0-SUNRISE, whole genome shotgun sequence, the following are encoded in one genomic region:
- the LOC110891141 gene encoding copper methylamine oxidase, which produces MASASKTTSHSSDHHSLPIASASADVIVVDDWSNDDRPLPINNPVINSSDPSSTASTKGIQVLTRAQSSHPLDPLSAAEIKVAVATVRAAGATPEVRDGMRFVEVVLSEPDKSVVALADAYFFPPFQSSLLPRSKGGAVIPTKLPPRRARLVVYNKKSNETSVWIVELSEVHAATRGGHHRGKVISSQVIPDVQPPMDAVEYAECEAVVKDYPPFREAMKKRGIDDMDLVMVDAWCVGYHSKADAPSRRLAKPLIFCRTESDSPMENGYARPVEGIYVLVDMQNMAVLEFEDRKLVPLPPADPLRNYTPGHTRGGVDRSDVKPLHILQPDGPSFRVNGHYVEWQKWNFRIGFTPREGLVIHSVAYVDGNRGRRPIAHRLSFVEMVVPYGDPNDPHYRKNAFDAGEDGLGKNAHSLKKGCDCLGYIKYFDAHFTNFIGGVETIENCVCMHEEDHGILWKHQDWRTGLAEVRRSRRLTVSFICTVANYEYGFYWHFYQDGKIEAEVKLTGILSLGALQPGEVRKYGTTIAPGLYAPVHQHFFVSRMDMAVDCKPGESYNQVVEVDVKVEEPGNNNVHNNAFYTQETLLKSESQAMRDCNPLSARHWIVRNTRTVNRTGQLTGYKLVPGSNCLPLAGSEAKFLRRAAFLKHNLWVTPYAAGEEFPGGEFPNQNPRVGEGLASWVQKNRSLEETDIVLWYVFGITHVPRLEDWPVMPVERIGFMLQPHGFFNCSPAVDVPPGACESDVKDTKAVSNGLLAKL; this is translated from the exons ATGGCCTCAGCTTCGAAAACGACGTCGCATTCCTCCGATCATCATTCTCTTCCAATTGCCTCCGCCTCCGCCGACGTCATCGTCGTCGACGATTGGAGTAACGACGATCGACCGCTTCCGATCAACAATCCCGTAATCAACTCTTCTGATCCTTCGTCTACTGCTTCCACTAAAG GAATCCAAGTCCTCACAAGGGCTCAAAGCAGTCATCCTTTGGATCCATTATCTGCCGCTGAAATCAAAGTAGCCGTTGCAACTGTCAGGGCCGCTGGAGCAACCCCTGAG GTCAGAGATGGCATGCGATTTGTGGAGGTGGTTCTATCAGAACCAGATAAAAGCGTTGTGGCGCTTGCAGATGCGTACTTCTTTCCACCGTTCCAATCATCATTGTTACCCAGAAGCAAAGGAGGAGCTGTAATACCTACTAAACTTCCTCCAAGGAGAGCTCGGCTTGTTGtttataataaaaaatcaaatgaGACAAGCGTATGGATCGTTGAATTATCTGAGGTACATGCAGCAACTCGCGGTGGGCATCACAGAGGAAAAGTCATTTCATCACAAGTAATCCCAGATGTACAGCCTCCCATG gatgctgtggaatatgctgaATGTGAAGCTGTTGTGAAAGATTATCCTCCCTTTCGGGAGGCTATGAAGAAGAGGGGTATCGATGATATGGATCTAGTGATGGTTGATGCTTG GTGTGTGGGATATCACAGCAAGGCTGATGCTCCTAGCCGCAGACTAGCAAAACCACTTATATTTTGTAGGACGGAAAGTGATAGTCCGATGGAAAATGGATATGCACGTCCAGTTGAAGGAATATATGTTCTTGTTGATATGCAAAATATGGCAGTGCTTGAATTTGAAGACCGTAAGCTTGTTCCCCTTCCACCAGCTGATCCGTTAAGAAACTACACTCCTGGTCATACACGAGGCGGCGTTGACCGCAGTGATGTAAAACCTCTACATATTCTTCAGCCTGATGGACCAAGCTTCCGTGTTAATGGGCACTATGTAGAGTGGCAAAAG TGGAACTTTCGCATCGGTTTCACTCCGAGGGAGGGTTTGGTAATACATTCGGTTGCATATGTTGATGGTAATAGAGGTAGACGACCGATAGCTCATAGATTGAGCTTTGTGGAGATGGTTGTGCCTTATGGTGATCCAAATGATCCGCATTACAGAAAGAATGCATTTGATGCTGGTGAAGATGGCCTTGGAAAGAATGCTCACTCTCTTAAAAAG GGATGTGATTGCTTAGGATATATCAAGTACTTTGATGCACATTTTACCAACTTCATTGGAGGTGTTGAAACAATTGAAAAttgtgtatgtatgcatgaagAGGACCATGGAATCTTATGGAAGCACCAAGATTGGAGAACTGGCTTAGCTGAAGTTCGACGATCCCGACGACTTACGGTTTCTTTTATATGCACCGTTGCAAACTATGAATATGGCTTCTATTGGCATTTTTATCAG GATGGAAAGATTGAAGCTGAAGTTAAACTCACTGGAATTCTAAGCTTGGGAGCATTGCAGCCAGGAGAAGTTAGAAAATACGGCACTACAATTGCACCAGGACTGTATGCACCGGTTCATCAACATTTTTTTGTTTCTCGAATGGATATGGCGGTTGATTGTAAGCCCGGAGAATCATACAATCAG GTTGTTGAAGTTGATGTTAAAGTCGAGGAACCTGGAAACAACAATGTTCATAATAATGCATTCTACACACAAGAAACATTGCTTAAATCTGAATCTCAAGCAATGCGGGATTGTAATCCGTTATCTGCTCGTCATTGGATT GTTAGAAACACGAGAACCGTGAATCGAACGGGGCAATTGACGGGGTACAAGCTGGTACCTGGTTCAAACTGCTTGCCTTTAGCAGGTTCAGAAGCCAAGTTTTTGAGACGGGCCGCTTTTCTAAAACATAATCTGTGGGTTACACCATATGCAGCTGGTGAGGAATTTCCCGGAGGAGAGTTTCCGAACCAAAACCCACGGGTTGGTGAAGGTCTGGCCTCATGGGTCCAGAAAAACCGATCTCTTGAAGAAACTGATATCGTCCTCTG GTATGTGTTTGGGATCACTCATGTTCCTAGGTTGGAAGACTGGCCTGTAATGCCAGTGGAGCGGATTGGGTT